The following are encoded in a window of Pecten maximus chromosome 17, xPecMax1.1, whole genome shotgun sequence genomic DNA:
- the LOC117315753 gene encoding uncharacterized protein LOC117315753: MYRVIRFMVSCILELSPLWWCFGIIAETISEETFNAETATSTGQENGTETDVYNTTVTMVTSYQLSRVEVGLTKGVIYSHRTAIIVIMSIFVSITLTITIAILMFCKKKNSVFILQKCEQDTDTVYEMDDMNTECDFSDQDLDIDSYNENLQGLRSQTYPKMSRLCEYELDSPIPGRTSCLVTKDPNQASNTSIPKSKTFSGLRKNRNLRECDIMFALNKRRTFSRSDIKRPTSLPLSSSFSSSSSWYNYQSMVITADVEPWENSSSDLCFPNTSENNSNSLGLNSKQFDQSEGNFSKCSLQSSTRQPGIKDESFNEMDEELHVCTPLLQSNSYSNDTTDRFLFPSQTNKEYIPKTSNQDMCYKPLLEPDQSLNHPCEPDHDLPMITNRSKKQLSPDQSSNSNGGFTQTSVTMGSRTNVPSEPNSDLTGQKKGQMGTQPVSPDDIHGKLQFYWDNNS; this comes from the coding sequence ATGTATCGGGTGATAAGATTTATGGTCAGCTGCATTTTGGAGTTGTCTCCTCTTTGGTGGTGCTTTGGAATAATAGCCGAAACAATATCAGAGGAAACATTCAATGCAGAAACGGCAACATCCACTGGACAGGAAAATGGCACTGAAACTGATGTTTACAACACGACAGTGACCATGGTAACGAGTTATCAGCTCTCCCGTGTGGAGGTAGGATTGACAAAGGGGGTCATTTATTCCCACAGAACGGCAATCATCGTCATTATGAGCATATTTGTGTCTATCACACTCACAATTACGATTGCAATTCTAATGTTTTGCAAAAAGAAGAATTCCgtgtttattttacagaaatgtgAACAGGACACGGATACGGTTTATGAAATGGATGATATGAACACAGAGTGTGATTTCAGTGACCAGGACCTTGACATTGACAGCTACAACGAAAATCTGCAGGGCCTACGATCGCAGACATACCCAAAAATGTCACGGCTGTGCGAGTACGAATTGGACAGTCCAATTCCAGGGCGGACTTCTTGTTTGGTTACCAAAGACCCAAACCAAGCATCTAACACCTCTATaccaaaatcaaaaacattttctgGGCTGCGAAAAAATCGCAATTTAAGAGAATGTGACATAATGTTTGCATTAAATAAACGTCGTACATTTTCTCGATCTGATATTAAGCGTCCAACAAGTCTTCCACTATCATCAAGTTTTTCTAGCTCAAGTTCCTGGTACAATTACCAATCGATGGTAATAACGGCAGATGTGGAACCCTGGGAAAATTCCTCGTCAGATCTTTGTTTTCCTAATACATCAGAAAATAACAGCAATTCTCTTGGATTGAATTCAAAACAGTTTGATCAAAGTGAAGGAAACTTCTCAAAGTGTAGTCTCCAAAGTTCAACAAGACAACCGGGTATAAAAGACGAAAGTTTTAATGAAATGGATGAGGAGTTACATGTGTGTACGCCATTATTACAGAGTAATAGCTACAGTAATGATACAACGGACAGATTTTTGTTCCcatcacaaacaaacaaagaataCATTCCAAAAACTTCCAATCAAGACATGTGTTACAAACCTTTATTAGAACCAGATCAGTCATTAAATCATCCATGTGAACCAGATCATGATCTTCCAATGATCACAAATAGGTCAAAAAAACAATTATCTCCAGATCAAAGTTCAAATTCTAATGGTGGTTTCACACAAACTTCTGTTACTATGGGAAGTAGGACAAATGTCCCATCTGAACCAAACTCTGATCTGACTGGTCAAAAGAAAGGACAGATGGGTACACAACCTGTCTCCCCCGACGACATTCATGGAAAGCTTCAATTCTACTGGGATAACAACTCCTGA